A section of the Candidatus Nomurabacteria bacterium genome encodes:
- the rplI gene encoding 50S ribosomal protein L9, giving the protein MKIILTKDVAKVGRAYEVKDLSDGFARNLIIARGLGLPATEENLKRLRKEKDQREMSSKVQTELLEGALEQLEGLVVKISVKASDTGHLFAGLHERDIRAALKEQTHLNLPEEMIILEEPIKTVGERVIKLKTGPIEGQFKLLIERLPS; this is encoded by the coding sequence ATGAAAATAATTTTAACTAAAGATGTTGCTAAGGTGGGGCGAGCTTATGAGGTAAAAGATTTGTCTGATGGATTTGCGAGGAACTTAATCATTGCGCGTGGTTTGGGTCTACCGGCGACCGAAGAAAATCTGAAAAGACTTAGAAAGGAAAAAGATCAGCGAGAAATGTCTTCTAAGGTCCAAACAGAATTACTGGAGGGGGCACTGGAGCAACTAGAGGGGTTAGTGGTTAAGATTTCCGTAAAGGCTAGCGACACTGGCCATCTTTTTGCCGGATTACATGAGCGCGATATTAGGGCGGCGCTGAAAGAGCAGACGCACCTTAATTTACCAGAAGAAATGATTATTCTGGAAGAACCAATCAAGACAGTGGGGGAGAGAGTTATCAAACTAAAAACTGGCCCGATTGAAGGCCAGTTTAAGCTGCTTATTGAACGTTTACCGTCTTAA
- the rpmA gene encoding 50S ribosomal protein L27, whose amino-acid sequence MATKKAGGTAKNLRDSNPKYLGVKLYGGEKAGPGSIIIRQRGTDFRAGNNVGTGKDHTLFALRAGTVNFTEKRKTHFNGKRKKVKTVNVQ is encoded by the coding sequence ATGGCAACAAAGAAAGCGGGCGGTACGGCCAAAAACCTACGTGATTCTAACCCAAAATATTTGGGGGTTAAGCTCTACGGAGGCGAGAAAGCGGGCCCCGGATCAATTATTATCAGACAACGGGGTACCGACTTTCGAGCCGGCAATAACGTCGGTACCGGAAAAGACCATACTCTTTTTGCACTAAGAGCTGGTACTGTCAACTTTACGGAAAAACGGAAAACCCACTTCAACGGTAAACGAAAAAAGGTTAAGACGGTAAACGTTCAATAA